CGCGTCACCACGCGGAACAAACCGTCTACGCAGACACCCAGACGGCCCTGGTACTCGCGCCCGAAGAAGCGTTTTCGCCGGATAACCCCTATGCCAACTGGACGGCGTACCTGCGCCGGCTTGGCACCTACCCGATACCCGCATGACCACATCTGATCACAGCCGCCCCGCAACCGGCACCGCCCCGCCCCGCCGCGTGCATTACGTGCACACGCTCGACTACAGCTGGCAGGAGCGGCTGGTCGGAGCGTTCGTGATCGGGGCGTTTTTGCTCCTGATCGCAGGCCTGGTCTTCAACGACCGCATCGGCTTTCTGCTCACCGACAGCTTCGAACTCCATGTGCTCACCGACCGGGCCGAAGGTCTGAGCACCCGGACGCGGGTCTACGCCTCGGGCGTTGAGGTGGGGCGTGTTCGCGCCATTGCGGTGGACGAGGCGGGCCGGATCGACGTGGCACTGCAGATTCGCGCCGCCTATGGCGACCTGATCCGCGAGGACTCGGTGGCCACAGTCGGGGCACCGTCCATGCTGGGCAGTGCCACCGTGGACATCAGCGGCGGCAGCGAAGGCGCGCCCCCGATTCTGCCCGGCGCACGGCTGCGGGTGCAGCCCGGCGCTTCGTTGAACGATGCGATCAGTGAAATCGGCCCGGCGGTGCAAAATCTTGCGGACATCCTCAACCAGCTGAATGCACCGAATGCGGACGGCACGCCACAGTTGCAGCAAATGGTGGAGGATGTGGCCGGCGTGACGGCCAATCTCCACCAGCTCAGCGACACGCTGGTCACCGGGGACGGCAGCCTGCCCCGCCTGATCCGTGAGCCGGATGCACTGGCGTCGCTCGAACAAACGCTGGATAACGCCCAGGCGCTCACCCGAAACCTTCAGGAACAAATGCAGGCCATCGAACCGATGATGCAGGATGTGGCGACGATGACGGCGCAGTTGCCGCAACTCAGCGAACGCCTGATGGCGCTGGAAGCCCATGCCAGCGAGCTCATGGCCACATTGGCCGACCAAGGCGAGGCAGTGCCGGGCATGGTTCGCGATATGCAGGCGCTGCTGGATGAAGTCAGCAAGACGGTTGAAGCCGTCAACACGACCTGGCCGATCTCGCGCGGCGTGGAGCGGCAAGAAGCCGCCGAACGCCCCACCCGCACCGTGCTCCCGCCGCAATGAGACGTCTGATTCCAAGCCTGCTGGCCCTCGCCCTGCTGACGGCCTGTGCCGGTCGCAGCGGACCGCAGACACCGCCTCCCAGTGACGCCCAACGGCTGCTCGCTGCCGGCCAGCAGGCACTGGCCGACGAGCATTTCAGCATGGCATTGGGCCGGCTGCAGGACGCCCGCGTGCTCGCCCGCAGTCTCGATGACACCGAAACACAGATTCGCGCTGTGATGGGCCAGATCGATATCGCCCTGATCCGCGAACAATCCGACACGGCCGCGGCATTGGCCGGCACGCTGGATGCCCTGGCACGGCGGGATGGCGTCTCGGCCCTGACCCGCGCCCAGACCACGTACATGCTGGCGCGCGTTGATGCGGCGCATGGACGGTCTGCGCTGGCGCGACAACGCATCGCACCGCTGATTCAGCGTCGGGATGCACTGGGCCAGGTGGCGCGGCTGCTGGACTGCCGGGAGCTGCTGGCTGCCGGACCGTCCAACTGTGCGGAGCCGTTGCATGCCAGCGAGCCGCTGCTCAACGCCCGTATTCAACGTCTGCGGGCCGAGGCGGCCGTGCATGACCACCAGGCCGAACAGGCGATGCAGTGGCTGGAGTCGGCACGAGGCCTGTACCAGCAACTCGGTCAACGCACTGGAGTCGCAGCCACGCTGGAGACACTGGCCCAGGTCGCCGCCCGCGCGGGTGACTGGCCCCGCGCCTGTGACGCCATGACCCGCGGGCTGGGCGCCAACCTGGGGATTCGCAATGCACCCGCCGCGCGGCGTCTGGTCGGCTCATTGGCGCAGCACTGCGCCACCGAACCGCATCGCCAGGCGGTACTGGATCAACTGCGCCTGGCCCTGCCCGAAGAGCGCCCGGCGCGCTGGCATCGCGCGGCGGCGCTGCTGGCGCAGTACGAGGCAACGCTGCACAGCCCCGCGCCTGCCCGCCCTCGGTAGACGCTTGCCGCTGGTCGTGGCCTCAGGTCAGACTTGCCGACCATGTTCACCTCCGTGCTATCAAGCCCCTCGCCACGCCCCTCTTGGTGTGGCCGGCCATGACCTTCTGGCTGGCATTGGCGGTGGGGGTATTGGCCCTTGGCCTGGTCGTGCTGGGTGTGATGCTCAAACGGCAGCAGGCCGCCATCCGAGCCTTGCAGGCCTCGGCCGACTCGCTGAGCACGGCGCAGTCCACACAGGAAGCCATCGCCTCCGAACGCGACCGCATCTACCGGGATTTGCATGACGACATCGGCGGACGGCTGCTGACGCTGGCCCACGGCAGCAGCGATCCGGACACGGCCGCGATTGCCCGGGACGTGCTCCAGGACCTGCGCGCCGTCGTCTCCCGCACCCAGGCTGCGGAGGGCTCATTGCTGGAGATCCTGGCTCAGATCAGAGACGAGATGGAGCAGCGCCTGGACACCATGGGGGTTGCGCTGATCTGGCAGCAAACCACCGACATTCCCGACCCCGACCTGCCGGAGGCGGATGCCCTGCACCTGTATCGCATCGCGCGCGAGGCCATCACGAATGGCGTGCGCCACGCCGAGGCCTCCCGTATTCGTGTCCGCGTCAGCGCGGCCGCCGACCTGCTGCTCATCGACTTCACCGACGATGGCGAGGGCATGCCGCCGGACCGCGTGGGGTCCGGTCGTGGCACGGCCAGCATGCGACAGCGTGCGGAAGAGCTGCATGGGAACATCGACTGGAACCCAGGCACCGAAGGCGGCACCAAGGTGGTCTTGCGGGTGCCGATCCCCCCATCTGAGGGGGGCGCCGGCGCGGGCAATCCCGCATGATCCACCCATGACTGAATCCACCGCCACCCCAGCCCTGCAGCATGGCTTGGTCGTCGAAGACCTGGAAGCCTCCGCGGCCTGGCTTTGTGATGTGCTGGAGGAAGTCTTCCCCGAGATGGCGGTGGCCCAGGCGGGCTGTGTGGCCGAGGGCCGGCAGGCCATCGAAGCCTGCACGCCGCAGCTCGCACTCATCGACCTCGGCCTGCCGGACGGCTCGGGCATCGAACTGATTCGCCAGCTGGCTCATGGCGGTCAGACGCCGCACATCATCGTGTCCACGATTTACGCGGATGATCGCCACCTGTTTCCGGCACTGCGCGCCGGAGCCACGGGCTATCTGCTCAAGGACCAGGCCCGCGAACGGGTCACCAAGTCGCTGCGTGGCATTGCCGCCGGCGAACCCCCGTTGTCGCCTCGGGTCGCCCAGCGCCTGCTGCGCATCTTTGCCCAGGAGCAAACCGAACCCGAGGTGCCGTTGTCACCGCGCGAACGTGAGGTGCTGACACTCATCGCCAAGGGCTTTCGCTTGCCCGATGTTGCCGAGACCATGGGGGTGACCCGCAACACCGCCGCCGGCTACATCAAGGCGGTGTACCGCAAGCTCAATATTTCCAGCCGGGCCGAAGCCGCGCTGGAAGCCAGCCGGCTGGGTCTGGTCGGCGACCTCTAACACCCGCAACAACCCGCCCGCCGGATTTCCAAGCGCTGCAGGCTTGCGTAGTCTTCGCAGCATGTCGCGCCTCGCCATCTATATCCCGCTGTGCCTCTTGCTTGGCGTCGCCAGTGCCGGCGCGCTTGCGCAGCTGCCGGAATTCAGCCAGCCCATTGCCGCCATCGACGATCCAACCACCACCGTGCGCTCGGCCGGCGAGCTGGTGGATTCCGCCGAGCAGTATTTCCGTGCCCATGCCTGGAAAAACCCCGACTGGCATGACGCCTGTCTGACACCGGACTATGTCGCCAAGCCGGCGAAGTGTGCCGCGCCCACCGACCGCATCCCGATGACACGCAACGTGCCCCCCATCATCACGGGCCTGCGCCCCGGTATCGATGCGCGCGATCTGACCAGCCAGTGGTCACTGGCCAATCACTACGACCGCGGGCGCTATCTGCCGCGTGACTATCCCGAAGCCGCCAAGTGGTACGCGGTCGCCGCCCGCGAGGGCCTAGCTGCCGCGCAGTACGAACTCGGCACCCTGTATGCGGAAGGTGTCGGTGTCGAACACTCCGACCAGGCTGCGTTTTCGCTGATGAACTCGGCGGCCGATCAGGCCTATCCACCCGCCGTGGCCTACGAACAGGCCATGCTGGCCGGGCGCGACTATCGCGTCCGCAACGCCGGGGGCGTGCTTTACGATCGCCCGGAGGCATTGACCGGCTATGGCCGGCGCCCTCATCTGCCCGGCGGGATGATCGTGCTGGTCTTTGATCGCCTGCCGCAGTGGTACCGCGTCTACGTCCGCCATCTCGACCGCTGGGGCTGGGTGCGCCGAGACCATGTGGAGTTCCGGGTCGACGGCTAGCCACGGTCTGCCGGTCTGGCCGCTGGCCTGGGCCTGCGGCGTCGTGCCCGCCCTGGCCGTTGTGGCCTGCACGATGCTGTCGATGCATCAAGGACTCGTGCCGAGTTGCGTGCCGTTTGTTGACGGCTGCACAACCGTGAGCGCCACCGGCCGCCACGGCGCGCCGTACTTCATCTTCAAGGCCTTGGTGATTCCCGGTGGCGTACTGTTGATGGCGTTCTGGCTAATCGCCGGCCTCTGGTGCCTGCACCTGCAACGCCGACTCGCGTCGATCGCCCTGCTCGGCGCCGGCATTGGCGGGGGCCTGTTCCTGATTCTCTACGCCACGTTTCTGGGTTCCGACGGCCTTTGGTATGACTGGCTGCGTCGATTCGGTGCCCGGATGTTCTTTGCCTTGACGGCGTTTGCGCAGTTACTGCTGACCGCAGCGGCCTGGCATGGCCTTGCACAGAGCAGGCGGCCCCAGGCTTTGCACGGGATGCTCTGGCTTTGCCTCCTGCAGCTGATCATCGGTGTCACCAGTCTTCCTGCCCCGTGGCTGCTAGAGAATCCAGACGCCGTCCAGAACATCGTCGAGTGGAACTACGGCCTGGCGATGCTGCTGTTCTTTCCCGCTGCCGGGCAGCTCATGCACCGCCAGGGTCTGCGCATGCAGATCGCGTTGTCGCCTGGCGCGCGCTAACCAGCACCAAGCAGGCGTCACGACATCCAAGCGCGTGTTGGGAACGATCGGGCCGGCAAGATGACCGGGGCGCAGACCTCCAGCGACCGGACTAGGGCAGCCGACGAAACCCGAAGCTGACCAACATCAGCGGCACCTGTGATGCCACCGGCGGTACGCTGAGCACCATGTCATTGGGCGCGGCAAAACAGTCACCGGGGCGGGTGTCCTCGGGCACGAGGAACCGATGCTGGCCCAGGGAGCTGTGCTGGAAGAGGAAGCGGGTATCACCGGATAGGACGTAGGTCAGCGAGGCCACGCAGCGTTCCGGCTGATAGGCGGGAATCTGCTGGCCGCGCCGCACGACCAGCACGTCGGCAGTCTGCAGCGCGATGGCATCCGTGTTCATCAGCGCCCGGCAGAACTTGACCGCTCGCAGGCGAAGCAACTCGGCCTCGGGGGTATCCCAGGCATCGAATTCCTCGATGCGGGCATGGCCGCCGGCTCGCGGCGCCGATCGGCTGCGATCTTCTTCGGCTTCTGCCAGGGCCTCGAACAAGGCCTCGTGGTAGCGCGCCTGATCCAGAAAGCGGATACGGCCGATGGTCGGCGAGGTATGCACCAAGTCGATGGCCAGATTCTCTGGCCACACCGTGATTTCACCCGTGTCGATTTGCATGGTCTGAGTCACGGTGTCAGGGCCTCCGGTGCCCATTGGCTGTGGCGACAAAAGCGTGTGCGGCGGTGCTGCTGGCGTTCCAGTTCCAGTACATCCAGGCGATCTGCATGCAGGCTGAGCACGGCGAAATGCTGCCGCGCCGCTGCCTCCGAAACCGATTCGGCGCCCTGTTCCAGCGGCGTGCCGGGCGCGGTCGCCATCTGATACTCACGCCGCTGACCGGCATGCAATCCGGCCCAGGCGGCATCGACGGCGTCGCCCTGAAGATGGACCTTGGCGGTCCCCGCCACGCGCAACTGCAATCCGGCCTCGGCATCGTAGAACATCCACTCCGCCTGTGCTGCCCGCTGGAGTGCAGCGACCTTGTCGCTGCGGCGATCCGTGTAGGCGCACAGCACCGCCAGATCGATGTCCACGGACCGCAGCACGACCATGCGGACCTGCGGCTGGTCGTCTTGCAGGGTGGCCAACGCGCCGACACGCATGGGGTGCCCGCGCTCGGTCGCCGCCCGCACCAATTGCCGCCAGTATGCTGCGCCGGCTGGATTCATTCGGCCAGCGCTGCCTCGATTGCCTTGGTTAGCTCAGGATCATCGGGGCGGGTGGCGCTGGGGAAATCGCGAATGACCTGGCCGTCGCGACCGATCAGGTACTTGTGAAAATTCCACTGGGGATAGCGACCCGCCGATGCGGCCAGCGCCTGGTATAGCGGATCCTGCGTACCTTCGGCGGTGGCTGTTTTTTCGAACATGGGGAACTGGACCCCGTAGGTCAGACGGCAGAATTTGGCCACGGAGGCTTCCGTGCCCGGCTCCTGGCCGCCAAAATCATTGGACGGAAAGCCCAGGACAACCAGCCCTTCATCTCGGCGCTGGTCGTATAGCGATTCCAGCCCTTCGTACTGTTCGGTGTAACCGCATTTGCTGGCGGTGTTGACGACCAGCACGACCTGGTTCGCGTAGGCCTCGCACAGTCGCACGGTCTCGTCGCCGGCCAGCCGCCGTTTGCTGACATCCAGCGGCCCGTTGCAGCTGGCGACAGCGACAAACGCTGCCAGCCAACCCATCAGGATCCAAGCGGTACCAGTTGCCATGTCAACGCTTATTCGTTTGTTCATCGAATCGGCCATCGGGTGTGTGAGGGCAGGAGGCTAAGCACCGACTGCGTGAGGCGCGAGTCGCGCCCGCAAATGTCCAAGGTGTGCATGATCAGCGCTCCGGGTAACCCCGGCCGCCAACCTCGACGTCTGTCACCACACCCTGCTCGATCCAGACCGTGCGCAGCAACTGCTCCGGTCCGAAGTTGTAGATCCACCGCTCGCGCAGCACCTCGATCCGCTGGCCGGTCAAATGCGCGCCATGACCGCCAAAGTCCTCCGGCCGCACCGGACGCAGCACACGGCCGATCTCGGTGTCATCAGGTGGGCCGCATTCCACCAGCAATCGGAACTTGGACCAGCCTGCGACCATGTCGAAGCCGCTGCAGCGCCCCGGCTCGGTCACGCGAAAGCCGTAACCGTCCTGGTCGATCTCCACCAATCGACCTCGGCGGAAGTGCAGCACCCGGATCAGCTGACGCGGCCCGAAGTTGTAGTACCAAGTTTCCTGGTCCGCCTGCAGGGCATGACCGATGACCGCCTGCCCGGGTGCATCGATGAGGTCGGGCTCCCCGCACAGCGAGCGAACCTTCAACCGATTGTCGCCCGTATCGATGATCTGGCCATCGCAGCGAAAGCCTGCATCTGCGGCCGTGGACAGACCCAGCCACAGCACGGCGAGAATAATTGGGCGCCAGGATGGTCTCATCGGCTGTGAGACAATCGCCGGCAACGGTGTTCGTCCTTGTCATCGTCCATTTTCAAGACCGATCTCATGGCCCTAACTTCCGCTACAAGACCACGCAGCCGGTCGGCTGTGCAATGCCTGACTCGGCTGGCGCTGCTCGCCCTGGCCCTGGTCCCGTTGACCGCACCGGCCGAGGCCGTGCGCCAGGACCACATCAACGCCGAACTGGTTGCCGCCACCACGGCCGCCGTGCCCGGCGAGACGCTGACCGTCGCCCTGCGACTGGAGCCGGACAAGCATTGGCACACCTACTGGCGCAACCCAGGCGACTCTGGCCTGCCCACCCGCTTGCGTTGGGATGTTCCCGAATCCATCGAGCCGGGCCCCATTCTGTGGCCGTTCCCCGAGCGCCAGCCCATGGGCCCGCTGACCAACTTCGGCTACTCCGGCGAACATTTTCTGCTCACGGACATCCCGGTCCCCGCCGATTTCGATGCCGAGGAGCTGACCCTGGATGTCGCCGCCAGTTGGCTGGTCTGCGAAAACATCTGCATTCCAGGCTCGGCCGATCTGAACCTGACCCTGCCGGTGCAGGCCAGCGCCCAGCCCTCCCAATGGGCCAAGGCCCTGCAGCAGACCCGCAAGCGGGTGCCCACCCCGTTGACCGCACCTGCACAGTTCGCCGTGGACGGTGAGCACCTGCGGATTCAACTCGCACCGGATGCATTGCCGGCCGGCGACTCGCTGGTGTACTTCCCGGCCACGACCGAACTGGCCAGCAATACCGACACCCCGGTGTTCCGCCACGGTGAGGCAGTCATCGACATCCGGGTGGAGACCAGCGAGTACCTGGGTGCGCTGCCGAAGGAATCCGAGCACGTGGTGGTCATCAACAACCAGCGTGCCGTGGTGTTCACGGCCCGGCAGATCGGCGCGGACGCGCTGATCCCGGTCGATGGTGGCAGCACCGCTGCCGCCGGCGATGCCAGCTTCAACCTGGGCCTGGCTCTGGTCTTCGCCCTGCTGGGCGGACTGATTCTGAATCTCATGCCCTGCGTCTTCCCGGTGCTGTCGATCAAGGCGGTGTCGGTGGCTCAGCAGTCTGGCAGCGCGGCCGGTGAGCGGCGGGTTCATGCGCTGTGCTACACGGCTGGTGTGGTGGGTGGATTCCTGGTGCTGGCCATTGCGCTCATCGCCCTGCGCGAGGCCGGCGAGCGTATTGG
The sequence above is drawn from the Abyssibacter profundi genome and encodes:
- a CDS encoding protein-disulfide reductase DsbD family protein, producing MQCLTRLALLALALVPLTAPAEAVRQDHINAELVAATTAAVPGETLTVALRLEPDKHWHTYWRNPGDSGLPTRLRWDVPESIEPGPILWPFPERQPMGPLTNFGYSGEHFLLTDIPVPADFDAEELTLDVAASWLVCENICIPGSADLNLTLPVQASAQPSQWAKALQQTRKRVPTPLTAPAQFAVDGEHLRIQLAPDALPAGDSLVYFPATTELASNTDTPVFRHGEAVIDIRVETSEYLGALPKESEHVVVINNQRAVVFTARQIGADALIPVDGGSTAAAGDASFNLGLALVFALLGGLILNLMPCVFPVLSIKAVSVAQQSGSAAGERRVHALCYTAGVVGGFLVLAIALIALREAGERIGWGFQLQSPVFVTVLAWIMFVLGLSLAGVFEFGTRLMGMGDSLTHQGGRRGALMTGLLACLVATPCTAPFMGPAMGFAITQPAIVALAVFAALGLGMALPFLLIGFVPATARLLPRPGAWMLTFKQLMAFPMYVTAIWLIWVLGRQTGVNGMAVGLLGVVLIGFAIWLWSKRPQQGPARVGLALAAWLAVAGSLAMLASPLLQPAPASAAPTDVASAAGWGVYAPDTVAELQAKGQPVFVNLTADWCVTCHVNERVALNTATVVNAMERSGVARLKGDWTNRDPVITAVLEQYDRTGVPLYLLYPGEAGAAPMVLPQILTPQRVVDALDTL
- a CDS encoding DUF2845 domain-containing protein, giving the protein MRPSWRPIILAVLWLGLSTAADAGFRCDGQIIDTGDNRLKVRSLCGEPDLIDAPGQAVIGHALQADQETWYYNFGPRQLIRVLHFRRGRLVEIDQDGYGFRVTEPGRCSGFDMVAGWSKFRLLVECGPPDDTEIGRVLRPVRPEDFGGHGAHLTGQRIEVLRERWIYNFGPEQLLRTVWIEQGVVTDVEVGGRGYPER
- a CDS encoding sensor histidine kinase — its product is MTFWLALAVGVLALGLVVLGVMLKRQQAAIRALQASADSLSTAQSTQEAIASERDRIYRDLHDDIGGRLLTLAHGSSDPDTAAIARDVLQDLRAVVSRTQAAEGSLLEILAQIRDEMEQRLDTMGVALIWQQTTDIPDPDLPEADALHLYRIAREAITNGVRHAEASRIRVRVSAAADLLLIDFTDDGEGMPPDRVGSGRGTASMRQRAEELHGNIDWNPGTEGGTKVVLRVPIPPSEGGAGAGNPA
- a CDS encoding response regulator; the protein is MTESTATPALQHGLVVEDLEASAAWLCDVLEEVFPEMAVAQAGCVAEGRQAIEACTPQLALIDLGLPDGSGIELIRQLAHGGQTPHIIVSTIYADDRHLFPALRAGATGYLLKDQARERVTKSLRGIAAGEPPLSPRVAQRLLRIFAQEQTEPEVPLSPREREVLTLIAKGFRLPDVAETMGVTRNTAAGYIKAVYRKLNISSRAEAALEASRLGLVGDL
- a CDS encoding pyridoxamine 5'-phosphate oxidase family protein, translating into MNPAGAAYWRQLVRAATERGHPMRVGALATLQDDQPQVRMVVLRSVDIDLAVLCAYTDRRSDKVAALQRAAQAEWMFYDAEAGLQLRVAGTAKVHLQGDAVDAAWAGLHAGQRREYQMATAPGTPLEQGAESVSEAAARQHFAVLSLHADRLDVLELERQQHRRTRFCRHSQWAPEALTP
- a CDS encoding glutathione peroxidase — translated: MGWLAAFVAVASCNGPLDVSKRRLAGDETVRLCEAYANQVVLVVNTASKCGYTEQYEGLESLYDQRRDEGLVVLGFPSNDFGGQEPGTEASVAKFCRLTYGVQFPMFEKTATAEGTQDPLYQALAASAGRYPQWNFHKYLIGRDGQVIRDFPSATRPDDPELTKAIEAALAE
- a CDS encoding MlaD family protein, giving the protein MTTSDHSRPATGTAPPRRVHYVHTLDYSWQERLVGAFVIGAFLLLIAGLVFNDRIGFLLTDSFELHVLTDRAEGLSTRTRVYASGVEVGRVRAIAVDEAGRIDVALQIRAAYGDLIREDSVATVGAPSMLGSATVDISGGSEGAPPILPGARLRVQPGASLNDAISEIGPAVQNLADILNQLNAPNADGTPQLQQMVEDVAGVTANLHQLSDTLVTGDGSLPRLIREPDALASLEQTLDNAQALTRNLQEQMQAIEPMMQDVATMTAQLPQLSERLMALEAHASELMATLADQGEAVPGMVRDMQALLDEVSKTVEAVNTTWPISRGVERQEAAERPTRTVLPPQ
- a CDS encoding tetratricopeptide repeat protein, whose translation is MSRLAIYIPLCLLLGVASAGALAQLPEFSQPIAAIDDPTTTVRSAGELVDSAEQYFRAHAWKNPDWHDACLTPDYVAKPAKCAAPTDRIPMTRNVPPIITGLRPGIDARDLTSQWSLANHYDRGRYLPRDYPEAAKWYAVAAREGLAAAQYELGTLYAEGVGVEHSDQAAFSLMNSAADQAYPPAVAYEQAMLAGRDYRVRNAGGVLYDRPEALTGYGRRPHLPGGMIVLVFDRLPQWYRVYVRHLDRWGWVRRDHVEFRVDG